Proteins from a genomic interval of Candidatus Tumulicola sp.:
- a CDS encoding glycosyltransferase family 39 protein: MSEAAPASAGNRVWLFGLLAIVLLGLCLRLYSIHAPILDHPGWRQGDGAAIARNFALLQNNIFYPQTDYNGPPPHYVELELQLAPFAAAQLYRVFGIHETFIRLIVVAFSVATIVLLFFFAGELRSPRAGLIAALLYAIAPGAVYYGRTLTPDSLMIFFSTGTLFFWWRWCKTRRLPDFFWATGFGALAWLAKPPALLVLVPLLAMSLARLRWRAFADWSLYAFAALTLTPFFLYFAHVHAIAEWHWFTGITQKHVLPTLWAELSSLGAFISGLQGTFALLRMLAETVLGPLLLTLALIGALLQPRDDGARARAWLFGSWGAVLCLYAFVVVNVERVDYYLLPWLPLAALVAALGVDAVWERLEPQRLRAVACAALAVATFVAVYVNMLEIHPYYTWSRPVYRAAAELKATLLPDTLIVMGHKDPSVLYLIGRKGWEEDPLDWTVFDMQSAIAKGARYFVAIEVNRFHANKQLYRYMQRFARVRVQSNWEVFDLATASPL, from the coding sequence GTGAGCGAGGCAGCACCCGCGAGCGCCGGGAACCGCGTTTGGCTCTTTGGGCTCCTTGCGATCGTGCTGCTGGGCCTTTGCCTGCGTCTGTATAGCATCCACGCTCCGATCCTGGACCATCCCGGATGGCGCCAGGGCGACGGAGCGGCGATCGCTCGGAACTTCGCGCTGCTCCAAAACAACATCTTCTACCCGCAGACCGACTACAACGGCCCGCCGCCCCATTACGTCGAGCTCGAGCTGCAGCTGGCGCCGTTCGCAGCGGCCCAATTGTATCGGGTGTTCGGCATCCACGAGACCTTCATCCGCCTCATCGTGGTCGCGTTCAGCGTCGCGACCATTGTGCTGCTCTTCTTCTTCGCGGGCGAACTGCGCTCGCCGCGGGCCGGTCTGATCGCCGCGCTGCTCTACGCGATCGCTCCAGGAGCCGTCTATTACGGACGCACGCTGACGCCGGACAGCCTCATGATCTTCTTCTCGACCGGCACGCTGTTCTTTTGGTGGCGCTGGTGCAAAACGCGCCGCCTGCCCGACTTCTTCTGGGCCACGGGTTTCGGCGCGCTCGCATGGCTGGCCAAGCCGCCGGCGCTGCTGGTCCTCGTACCGCTGTTGGCGATGTCGCTGGCGCGCTTGCGGTGGCGGGCGTTTGCCGACTGGTCGCTGTACGCGTTCGCGGCCCTGACGCTGACGCCGTTCTTCCTTTACTTCGCGCACGTGCACGCCATCGCGGAATGGCACTGGTTCACGGGCATCACACAAAAGCATGTCTTACCGACGTTGTGGGCCGAGTTGTCTTCGCTCGGCGCCTTCATCTCGGGTCTGCAAGGTACGTTCGCGCTCTTGCGCATGCTCGCGGAGACGGTGCTCGGCCCGCTGCTTTTGACGTTGGCCCTCATCGGCGCGCTGCTGCAGCCGCGCGATGACGGTGCGCGAGCGCGCGCATGGCTCTTCGGGTCGTGGGGCGCGGTGCTGTGCTTGTATGCGTTCGTGGTCGTCAACGTCGAGCGGGTGGACTACTACCTGCTGCCGTGGCTGCCGCTGGCGGCGCTGGTCGCGGCGCTGGGCGTCGACGCGGTGTGGGAGCGCTTAGAGCCGCAACGCTTGCGGGCCGTCGCGTGCGCTGCTTTGGCGGTCGCGACGTTTGTGGCCGTCTACGTGAACATGCTGGAGATCCATCCTTATTATACGTGGAGCCGGCCGGTCTATCGCGCGGCCGCGGAACTCAAGGCGACGCTTCTTCCTGACACGCTGATCGTCATGGGTCACAAGGACCCTTCGGTGCTGTATCTCATCGGGCGCAAGGGCTGGGAGGAGGACCCGCTCGACTGGACGGTCTTCGACATGCAGAGCGCGATCGCCAAAGGCGCGCGCTACTTTGTGGCCATTGAGGTCAACCGCTTTCACGCGAACAAGCAGCTTTATCGCTACATGCAGCGCTTCGCGCGCGTACGCGTGCAGTCGAACTGGGAGGTCTTCGACCTCGCAACCGCCAGCCCGCTCTGA
- a CDS encoding diguanylate cyclase: MDTPIVSHADAWARYSRFIAALTGVAAIISFGGWAWHVGWVTGPFPGYEATKANASVCLALLSAAVFMLSYERRTPATRWVIDALVILAVLISAATLAEYIFGINFGIDQALLPDASGETHPGRMAPNSAAALIMLGLAIALVARRSDTKAVIAQLLAVASAIIALLGIIGYVYGISGFYEMQSEEMATETAIVVFALAAAVFGVSRGLGFMRIVMGRNAAGFLIRRLLPWVVVLPVVLGWLCLLGQSRGLFDATMGVGLLATSNVVALALLIVINSRFLFRTEATRDRLQEQLRSHLADVERQVAERTSDLHEATERLADSEQRFALAAEGSESGILDLDLASGKMYCSPRWKAMLGLPESETIDSPRAFAELVHPDDREGAMALLMGHYKGAIPSFSTEVRMKHRDGAYRWMLSRGQAVRDESGRAIRMVGSQSDISELKSLQERLQRDMVEAQEAEKRLRASEERFQTIFSSVNDGIFVSDQATGKFIDVNRSGCEMYGYSRDEIIGRDIEFVSAGVPPYTMTEVFEMLKKVMTSGPQTFEWYSRASGNRLFWTEISLSIVAFGTGDVVLAAVRDISLRKRAQQQVEHMAAYDELTDLPNRTSFLKEVRNAIARVRRGAKGFAILYFDLDRFKDVNDTLGHPAGDLLLQGLAERVRRNIREVDTAARFGGDEFAVIATDIRGPADAAVLAAKLLKVIGEPFDINGHAVHSGASIGIDIYGPESPDAETLLAHADEALYRAKAAGRGAYRFFTDATDPRSALPS; the protein is encoded by the coding sequence ATGGACACCCCTATCGTCTCGCATGCGGACGCATGGGCACGATACTCGCGATTCATCGCGGCCCTTACAGGCGTCGCGGCTATCATCTCGTTCGGCGGGTGGGCCTGGCATGTAGGCTGGGTAACCGGTCCGTTCCCCGGATATGAAGCGACGAAGGCGAACGCTTCTGTTTGTCTTGCCCTTCTCAGCGCGGCGGTCTTCATGCTTTCCTACGAACGACGGACGCCGGCGACCCGTTGGGTCATCGACGCTCTCGTCATTCTGGCAGTGTTGATCAGCGCTGCCACCCTGGCGGAATATATCTTTGGAATAAATTTCGGCATCGATCAAGCGCTCTTGCCCGATGCGAGCGGTGAGACACATCCTGGCAGAATGGCTCCCAATTCGGCCGCCGCACTTATCATGCTTGGGCTGGCAATCGCTCTGGTAGCGCGCCGTAGCGATACCAAGGCCGTCATCGCGCAGCTTCTTGCCGTGGCGTCAGCGATCATCGCGCTCTTAGGCATCATAGGTTATGTCTACGGCATTTCCGGCTTCTACGAGATGCAGTCCGAGGAAATGGCGACGGAGACGGCGATCGTCGTCTTCGCGCTCGCGGCAGCCGTGTTCGGTGTTTCGCGTGGGCTTGGATTCATGCGCATCGTCATGGGGCGCAACGCAGCCGGCTTCCTGATCCGACGGCTGCTGCCATGGGTCGTCGTCTTGCCGGTCGTTCTTGGATGGCTCTGCTTGCTCGGACAATCGCGCGGCCTCTTTGACGCGACGATGGGAGTGGGCCTTCTTGCCACATCAAATGTCGTCGCACTTGCGCTGCTGATCGTCATCAACTCGCGCTTTCTGTTCCGCACCGAGGCGACACGCGATCGGTTGCAGGAACAGCTTCGCTCGCACTTGGCGGACGTCGAACGCCAAGTCGCCGAACGTACTTCGGACCTCCACGAGGCGACAGAACGTTTGGCGGACAGCGAGCAGCGCTTTGCCCTCGCCGCAGAAGGGTCGGAAAGCGGCATCCTCGACCTCGATCTGGCGAGCGGAAAAATGTATTGCTCACCCCGCTGGAAGGCGATGCTTGGACTGCCTGAGAGCGAAACGATTGATTCGCCGCGCGCATTCGCAGAGCTGGTGCATCCCGACGACCGGGAAGGCGCGATGGCATTGCTGATGGGTCACTACAAAGGCGCGATTCCCAGCTTTTCGACAGAAGTGCGGATGAAGCACCGCGACGGCGCCTACCGATGGATGCTGAGCCGCGGGCAAGCTGTGCGCGACGAGTCAGGAAGAGCGATCCGGATGGTCGGCTCGCAGTCGGATATCTCCGAATTGAAGTCCCTGCAAGAACGCTTGCAGCGCGACATGGTCGAGGCCCAAGAGGCCGAGAAGCGGCTTCGAGCAAGCGAGGAGCGATTCCAGACCATCTTCAGTTCCGTCAACGACGGGATCTTCGTGAGCGACCAGGCAACGGGGAAATTCATCGACGTCAATCGGAGCGGCTGCGAAATGTACGGTTATTCGCGCGACGAGATCATCGGCCGCGATATCGAGTTCGTATCAGCCGGCGTGCCGCCCTATACGATGACGGAAGTCTTTGAAATGCTGAAGAAGGTGATGACGAGCGGACCGCAGACATTCGAGTGGTACTCAAGAGCCAGCGGAAACCGTCTGTTCTGGACGGAGATATCCCTTAGCATCGTCGCGTTCGGGACCGGGGACGTCGTGCTGGCGGCGGTCCGCGACATCTCGCTGCGGAAGCGCGCGCAGCAGCAGGTCGAACACATGGCGGCTTACGACGAACTCACCGACCTGCCGAACCGGACGTCGTTCCTGAAGGAAGTGCGGAATGCGATAGCTCGGGTGCGCCGGGGCGCCAAGGGCTTTGCGATCCTGTATTTCGATCTCGATCGATTCAAGGACGTGAACGACACGCTCGGCCATCCCGCCGGCGACTTGCTGCTTCAGGGGTTGGCCGAGCGGGTCCGGCGCAACATTCGCGAGGTCGACACGGCCGCACGGTTCGGCGGCGATGAGTTCGCCGTCATCGCAACCGACATTCGAGGGCCGGCGGACGCCGCCGTTCTCGCGGCCAAGCTTCTAAAGGTCATCGGCGAACCATTCGACATCAACGGCCATGCCGTCCATTCGGGCGCGAGCATCGGCATCGATATCTATGGGCCGGAATCACCCGACGCCGAGACGCTGCTGGCGCATGCGGATGAGGCGCTGTATCGAGCGAAGGCGGCTGGCCGGGGCGCCTACCGCTTTTTCACCGACGCCACAGACCCGAGGTCCGCTCTTCCGAGCTAG
- the glpX gene encoding class II fructose-bisphosphatase: MDTLDFVKVTEAAALAASRWMGRGERDAADEAAVEKMREVLNEMDIKGTIVIGEGERDEAPMLFIGEMVGRGGVEVDIAVDPVEGTNLVANGLPNSIAVLAVTAKGGLLNAPDTYMAKLAVGPKAAPYVHIDASVTENLQVVAHALERPIDDVTVVILDRPRHKELIEEVRRAGAKIKLISDGDVDAAIATAIDGTGIHVALGTGGAPEGVLAAAALRCLGGGFMGRLKPRNEDEVKRAKAMGFDNVDKVLNMDDLVKTDDVTFVASGITDGDLVKGVRFFGNGARTHSIVMNGEARTVRFIETVHRLRAEPFRMRAR, encoded by the coding sequence ATGGATACGCTTGATTTCGTCAAGGTGACGGAAGCCGCTGCGTTGGCAGCGTCGCGCTGGATGGGGCGCGGCGAGCGCGACGCCGCCGATGAGGCGGCGGTCGAGAAGATGCGCGAGGTCCTCAACGAGATGGACATCAAAGGCACGATCGTCATCGGCGAAGGTGAGCGCGATGAAGCTCCCATGCTCTTCATCGGTGAGATGGTCGGCCGCGGCGGCGTCGAGGTGGACATCGCGGTGGATCCCGTCGAGGGCACGAATCTCGTCGCGAACGGCCTGCCGAATTCGATCGCCGTGCTGGCGGTGACGGCCAAGGGCGGCCTGCTCAACGCCCCCGACACCTACATGGCGAAACTTGCGGTCGGACCCAAAGCTGCGCCGTACGTGCACATCGATGCGAGTGTCACCGAGAACTTGCAGGTCGTCGCTCATGCGCTTGAGCGTCCGATCGACGACGTCACAGTCGTCATCCTCGACCGTCCGCGCCATAAAGAGCTGATCGAAGAAGTACGCCGGGCCGGCGCGAAGATCAAGTTGATCTCCGACGGGGACGTTGACGCGGCCATCGCCACCGCGATCGATGGAACCGGCATCCACGTGGCGCTCGGCACCGGGGGCGCGCCGGAAGGCGTCCTCGCGGCTGCGGCGTTGCGCTGCCTCGGCGGCGGATTCATGGGCCGTTTAAAGCCGCGCAACGAGGACGAGGTCAAACGAGCCAAGGCGATGGGCTTCGACAACGTCGACAAAGTGCTCAACATGGACGATCTCGTGAAGACGGACGATGTGACGTTCGTGGCGAGCGGTATCACCGACGGCGACTTGGTCAAGGGCGTGCGCTTTTTCGGCAACGGCGCGCGCACGCATTCGATCGTCATGAACGGCGAGGCGCGGACGGTTCGTTTCATCGAAACGGTGCATCGTCTGCGCGCGGAGCCGTTCCGGATGCGCGCCCGCTAA
- a CDS encoding CBM20 domain-containing protein, producing the protein MLRFVVLVLTTISLLGASAAPTVLLGAFAGIETDVAGASVSLLQSDGSSRSLRVAADVSVRERAIGGQWRAIGLLDLKEGEPIAATVGPGGAVNAIDAEFTPVATRFVLVKNDYGVGTNGSVYKLIGAAARAGAKLTSGTYVYLRTDPQTKAAFDLVASSVPLTETGERARSVAVTLVARVPVNTPPNDIVYIATNAQSWTPNALRMSPLPGNKWTLTMTLLGGTQLEYKYTRGSWPSDERDAAGSEITNRTLVVGNDQDVQTIDDSIVRWADLPS; encoded by the coding sequence ATGCTGCGGTTCGTCGTTTTGGTCCTCACCACCATCAGTCTGCTCGGGGCGAGCGCCGCGCCGACTGTGCTGCTTGGGGCATTCGCAGGCATCGAAACCGACGTCGCGGGCGCGAGCGTGTCGCTGCTGCAGTCCGACGGATCGTCTCGATCCTTGCGCGTGGCAGCCGACGTCAGCGTGCGCGAGCGCGCGATCGGCGGTCAGTGGCGCGCGATCGGCTTATTGGATCTCAAGGAAGGCGAACCGATCGCGGCGACCGTCGGGCCCGGCGGCGCGGTGAACGCGATCGATGCGGAGTTTACGCCGGTGGCAACACGCTTCGTCCTGGTCAAGAACGACTACGGCGTCGGCACGAACGGCTCGGTGTACAAACTTATCGGAGCAGCAGCCCGCGCCGGCGCCAAACTCACAAGCGGGACATACGTCTATTTGAGAACCGACCCGCAGACCAAGGCGGCATTTGATCTGGTCGCGTCCAGCGTGCCGCTCACGGAAACGGGCGAGCGCGCGCGCAGCGTCGCCGTCACGCTCGTCGCGCGCGTGCCGGTCAACACGCCGCCGAACGACATCGTGTACATCGCGACCAACGCGCAGAGCTGGACTCCGAACGCGCTGCGCATGTCGCCGCTCCCCGGGAACAAGTGGACCTTGACCATGACGTTGCTCGGAGGCACGCAACTCGAGTACAAGTACACGCGCGGCTCGTGGCCGAGCGACGAGCGTGACGCCGCCGGTTCAGAGATCACGAATCGCACGCTCGTGGTGGGCAACGACCAGGATGTGCAGACGATCGACGATAGCATCGTGCGCTGGGCCGATCTGCCAAGTTGA
- a CDS encoding YqeG family HAD IIIA-type phosphatase, with product MIKLLTPDAMVERVEDISRDLLTGWGARGIALDLDNTIVPWHTADVRPAIAAWVATLVRSGLRVCLLTNNYAQHARDVAAALNVPIVAGALKPAPFAFRRALEAMGTEAARSVVVGDQLFTDVLGGKLVGMRAVLVQPIGAREFPTTKILRWLERPLISRLRKAGAASH from the coding sequence GTGATCAAACTTCTCACGCCGGATGCGATGGTGGAACGCGTGGAGGATATCTCCCGCGACCTGCTCACCGGCTGGGGCGCGCGCGGCATCGCGCTCGACCTCGACAACACGATCGTGCCCTGGCACACGGCTGATGTGCGGCCCGCGATCGCGGCGTGGGTCGCGACGCTGGTGCGAAGCGGGCTGCGCGTCTGCCTGCTCACCAACAACTACGCTCAGCACGCGCGCGACGTGGCCGCAGCGCTCAACGTGCCCATCGTGGCAGGCGCGCTGAAGCCCGCACCCTTCGCCTTTCGCAGAGCGCTCGAGGCAATGGGCACCGAGGCGGCTAGGAGCGTCGTCGTCGGCGATCAGCTCTTCACTGACGTGCTCGGCGGCAAGCTCGTCGGGATGCGAGCGGTGCTGGTGCAGCCGATCGGAGCGCGCGAGTTCCCGACCACCAAGATCTTGCGCTGGCTCGAGCGGCCGCTCATCTCGCGTCTGCGCAAGGCGGGCGCAGCTTCGCATTGA
- a CDS encoding DUF2837 family protein, giving the protein MLLAVIVVAYAFATALQMGTHAARLAGVRTKRVATGLTLFNLFGTTGRFLAFIYMPLIGALADQARNASDLSRFAGDLRATMLAATAGTLLGGLAIPWATRLLERGIVSFERRGSLLAAVLQVFKPRTFVSLFRDFRAPRPAMLRYSPARLPKAFLWWNIVVMAFWVAGPLSSYYAGVLTPSLQLTAVSLSGLITGVSTLTLTYIVDPTAALITDQVATGARPESDLKAAILYMVVTTAVGTLLAQALLDPAAHLISYAAGVIHNVHLQLH; this is encoded by the coding sequence GTGCTGCTCGCCGTCATCGTCGTGGCGTACGCGTTCGCCACGGCGCTCCAGATGGGAACGCACGCGGCTCGACTCGCCGGCGTCCGCACCAAGCGCGTGGCCACCGGCCTGACGCTTTTCAACTTGTTCGGGACGACAGGCCGCTTTCTCGCCTTCATCTATATGCCGCTGATCGGCGCGCTGGCAGACCAGGCGCGCAACGCTTCGGATCTCAGCCGGTTCGCCGGGGACCTGCGCGCGACCATGCTGGCGGCCACCGCCGGCACTTTGCTCGGCGGGCTGGCCATACCATGGGCGACGCGGCTCCTCGAGCGCGGTATCGTATCGTTCGAACGGCGCGGTTCGCTGCTTGCGGCAGTGCTGCAGGTGTTCAAGCCGCGCACCTTCGTCTCGCTGTTCCGCGATTTCCGGGCGCCGAGACCGGCGATGCTGCGCTATAGCCCAGCCCGGTTGCCGAAAGCGTTTCTCTGGTGGAACATCGTGGTGATGGCCTTTTGGGTCGCGGGACCGCTCTCGTCATACTATGCGGGTGTGCTGACGCCGAGCTTGCAGCTCACCGCCGTGTCGCTGTCCGGCCTGATCACGGGCGTTTCCACGCTCACGCTGACCTACATCGTCGACCCGACAGCCGCGCTCATCACGGACCAGGTGGCTACCGGGGCGCGCCCGGAATCCGACCTGAAAGCCGCGATCCTCTACATGGTCGTGACGACGGCCGTCGGCACGCTCCTTGCGCAAGCGCTGCTCGATCCGGCCGCGCATCTGATCTCCTACGCCGCGGGGGTGATCCACAATGTTCATCTGCAGTTGCACTAG
- a CDS encoding mannosyltransferase family protein, whose protein sequence is MACRRESLGWHGAPLVTANLTHLVDYAAAEKVFDAPAVTTTGPMPLPAGARFGAALAAVGGAITGLFVWYVLATHGAHSLLISNALLLVLLVAGVAGALGLWIAYSYYVSRWAGIPYESLLRADAYAYVPVLALLLYVIQLPMSVGSASLLLTLVALAWAAVKVGVLAYFVRSVRMVVGVFLATRIPLILISSLAAIVIGQRAGQHWTPGRGLLLDVWGRWDAQHYLAIATQGYHGSDFAFFPLYPLLIHGLGALIGDHLIAALIISNLAFLVALAYLYALMKLEFGEESTAFHAVFYIAVFPTAIFFSAAYTESLFLALTVASVYYARHGNFITAGVCGALASMTRPYGVLLLLPLAYEIWRAFRERRGTVLARGVIGLALVPSGLLAYMLYLYALVGDPLYFLKVQANWNRHLAAPWVSIGNTFKEIAHSLSSAAIANHVIELSFTVAFLALLVVAIRILRPSYWLYFAAAMLIPMSTASLMSFPRFDLVVFPAFMVLALWGRRPLVNSAILALFLPLLGLFTVFFADWYWLA, encoded by the coding sequence TTGGCATGTCGTCGCGAATCCCTGGGATGGCATGGCGCGCCGCTCGTGACGGCGAATTTGACGCACCTCGTGGATTACGCCGCCGCAGAAAAAGTTTTCGACGCCCCGGCCGTCACGACGACGGGTCCCATGCCGCTGCCCGCAGGCGCGCGCTTCGGCGCGGCTCTCGCCGCTGTAGGCGGTGCGATCACCGGGCTCTTCGTATGGTACGTGCTCGCGACGCACGGCGCGCACAGCCTGCTCATCTCCAATGCGCTGCTGCTCGTGTTGCTGGTCGCCGGAGTGGCCGGCGCGCTGGGCTTATGGATCGCGTATTCGTATTACGTCTCGCGCTGGGCGGGGATCCCGTACGAGTCGCTGCTGCGCGCCGACGCGTACGCCTACGTGCCGGTGCTGGCGCTGTTGCTCTACGTCATCCAATTGCCGATGTCGGTTGGCTCAGCGTCGCTGCTCCTCACGCTCGTGGCGCTGGCCTGGGCAGCGGTGAAAGTCGGCGTGCTGGCGTACTTCGTGCGCTCCGTGCGCATGGTGGTCGGTGTTTTCCTGGCCACGCGCATACCGCTGATCTTGATCTCGTCGCTTGCCGCGATCGTCATCGGTCAGCGCGCGGGCCAGCACTGGACGCCCGGCCGCGGCTTGCTGTTGGACGTTTGGGGCCGATGGGACGCGCAACACTACCTCGCGATCGCGACGCAAGGCTATCACGGCAGCGACTTCGCCTTCTTCCCGCTCTACCCGCTGCTGATCCATGGGCTAGGCGCTCTCATCGGCGATCACCTCATCGCCGCGCTCATCATCTCCAACTTGGCTTTTTTGGTCGCGCTCGCGTATCTGTACGCGCTGATGAAGCTCGAGTTCGGGGAAGAGTCGACCGCATTCCATGCCGTCTTCTACATCGCGGTCTTTCCGACGGCGATCTTTTTCTCAGCCGCGTACACCGAGTCGCTCTTCCTCGCGCTGACCGTCGCGAGCGTCTACTACGCCCGGCACGGGAACTTCATCACCGCGGGGGTGTGCGGCGCGCTTGCTTCGATGACGCGCCCGTACGGCGTGCTGCTCTTGCTGCCGCTGGCCTACGAGATCTGGCGCGCATTCCGCGAACGCCGCGGCACGGTGCTGGCGCGCGGCGTCATCGGCCTCGCGCTCGTGCCTTCGGGATTGCTCGCGTACATGCTGTATCTCTACGCCCTGGTCGGCGACCCGCTTTACTTCCTCAAGGTGCAGGCGAATTGGAACCGGCACCTCGCCGCGCCATGGGTGAGCATCGGCAACACGTTCAAGGAGATCGCCCACTCGCTCTCGTCTGCGGCGATCGCCAACCACGTGATTGAGCTTAGTTTCACCGTCGCCTTCTTAGCGCTGCTCGTCGTCGCGATCAGGATCTTGCGGCCATCCTACTGGCTGTACTTCGCAGCGGCGATGCTTATCCCGATGTCGACCGCCAGCCTGATGAGCTTCCCCCGCTTCGACCTGGTCGTGTTTCCCGCGTTCATGGTCCTCGCGTTGTGGGGCCGGCGGCCGCTCGTCAACTCGGCCATCCTCGCCCTGTTCTTGCCGCTGCTCGGACTGTTCACGGTCTTCTTCGCCGATTGGTACTGGCTCGCGTGA
- a CDS encoding shikimate dehydrogenase: protein MSAGGACYAVIGDPVSHSLSPAMQSAAFAAAGISATYEAVRVTREDVAAFVSRARAGEFAGFNVTTPLKEAMLEHLDESDDSVREARAVNTVKVESSRLIGHNTDGAGFVRALRELWSFEPRDAAILILGVGPAARAISQALNKAGATGVWSWSRHSGLLVGSRREGAMDLMVQATPPLAFIPPAILALVGPKTKIFDLNYGTPYSSIAPNLGGERSDGLPLLLHQGVLSFECWTGRPAPLEAMRAALGCDRG, encoded by the coding sequence TTGAGCGCCGGCGGCGCGTGCTACGCGGTCATCGGCGACCCCGTCTCGCATTCGCTTTCGCCCGCCATGCAATCCGCGGCCTTCGCCGCCGCGGGCATCAGCGCCACCTACGAAGCGGTGCGCGTGACCCGCGAGGACGTGGCCGCATTTGTCTCCCGCGCGCGCGCCGGCGAGTTCGCCGGCTTCAACGTCACGACGCCGCTCAAAGAAGCGATGCTCGAGCATCTCGACGAATCTGACGACAGCGTGCGCGAGGCGCGCGCGGTCAACACCGTCAAAGTCGAATCCAGCCGCCTCATCGGGCACAACACTGACGGAGCCGGCTTCGTGCGCGCGCTGCGGGAGTTGTGGTCGTTCGAACCGCGCGATGCGGCGATATTGATCTTGGGGGTTGGGCCCGCGGCGCGAGCCATCTCGCAGGCACTCAATAAAGCAGGCGCAACGGGCGTCTGGTCCTGGTCGCGTCACTCGGGTCTGCTCGTGGGTTCGCGGCGTGAGGGAGCGATGGATCTGATGGTGCAGGCCACGCCGCCGCTCGCCTTCATCCCCCCCGCCATCCTCGCGCTTGTGGGACCCAAGACCAAGATCTTTGACCTCAACTACGGCACGCCGTATTCCTCGATAGCGCCGAACTTGGGCGGCGAGCGCAGCGACGGTCTACCGCTGCTGCTGCATCAAGGCGTGTTGTCGTTCGAATGCTGGACGGGCAGGCCCGCGCCGCTCGAGGCGATGCGCGCAGCGCTCGGCTGCGACCGGGGCTAA
- a CDS encoding GtrA family protein: MSVAQRLVARRGVRQFVKFGIVGLSGTLVNFVTYHALLHFAFDTRIAYAVGFILGGVNNYWWNRNWTFRSKGHAGRELAQFITVSAVALVISEVVLWLALGRLPQATPFRNSVAWLFATIVGMGWNFFINKYWTFRHTHEPPAPEEP, encoded by the coding sequence GTGAGCGTCGCGCAGCGCCTCGTAGCCCGGCGCGGTGTCAGGCAGTTCGTGAAGTTCGGCATCGTCGGGCTCTCCGGAACGCTGGTCAACTTCGTCACCTACCACGCCTTGCTGCATTTCGCGTTTGACACGCGCATCGCGTACGCGGTCGGTTTCATCCTTGGCGGCGTGAACAACTATTGGTGGAACCGCAACTGGACGTTCCGTTCCAAGGGGCATGCGGGCCGGGAATTGGCCCAGTTCATCACCGTGTCGGCGGTGGCGCTGGTCATCTCGGAAGTGGTGCTGTGGCTCGCGCTCGGGCGGCTGCCTCAGGCCACCCCGTTCCGGAACTCGGTGGCGTGGCTGTTCGCGACGATCGTCGGCATGGGCTGGAATTTCTTCATCAACAAGTATTGGACGTTTCGGCACACGCACGAGCCGCCGGCGCCCGAAGAACCGTGA